TGACATACCTGTCTTAGAGATTGGGTAGGAACAGCGATGATTATTTCTGAAGCATTAACTACTTCCTCAATAGCTAATTTTACTGATACGCTATCAGAAATTCTACAACCAAGTAATTTGTCACTTTCTCTTGTTCTATTGATTGATTCGAAAGTAGTTTTATTACGGGCCCACAAAATCACATCTTGCTTATCACTTAGTGAAATTGCAATTGCTGTACCCCATGCACCAGCGCCTAAAATTGATATCGTCACACAATGCCCCTGAAAAGTATTACTTATACTTTAGAATAGTAGGATAAGTAAATTAAAAATATAACACAGATATATAAAATAGTTAAATATTTATTAACCTAAGTATTCTTCTAGTAATAATAGTTTTAACTCAATATTTACTAAAAATAATGTTATTCTTATGATATATAGTATATCTATTATGTTTTAGATCTATTTATATAATTTTGGAATGGTATATCTATTACTAGTAGTTTTGACCATTTGTTAATAAAAGTTTGATTTGTTACTTTCCTTAGTTATATATATTACTAAAATTATAAATTACTTACGGGGTGTAAAATATGCGTATATTACTAATTGAAGATGATCAAGTAAGTGCAAAGACTGTGGTTAACGCTTTAACTTCTGATGGGCACTTTTGTGATGTTGTGACTTCTGCGCAAGACTACAACAATAATATGGTTTCCTCAAATGGAGATCACTATGACCTAGTTATTCTAGATATACACTTGCCCGGTGATATTGATGGATATGATATATTGTTAAGACTAAGAAGTGCAAAAATTAAAGTTCCTGTCCTGATACTTTCGTGCATATCAGCCGTTAATCAGAAAGCTAAGGGACTTGGATACGGTGCTGATGATTACTTAACTAAACCATTCCATAAAAGTGAGCTACTTGCTCGAATAAAGGCAATAGTACGTCGTACTAAAGGTCATCCTGAATCAGTGATAAAAATTGGTAATATAAATATCAATTTTGATCATAGAATTGTTGAGGTAAAAGGTAAAACGGTTCATCTGACTAATAAAGAATATTCTATGATAGAGTTGCTAGCATTACGTAAAGGAACAGTACTAACAAAGGAAATGTTTTTAAATCATCTCTACAATGGTTTAGACGAACCTTCAGATAACAAAATAGTTGATGTCTTTATGTGCAAGTTGCGTAAGAAACTTGAAAGTGCAAACGATGGAAAAAGCCATATAGAGACCGTTTGGGGCAGAGGGTATGTTCTGAAGGAGTATGTTGATGAAGAGGAATATTCTAATGCCAATGTAGGTGAGAATAGTGGTGGCTATCAAGCAGAACAAGTAAAAGACAATGCATAAAGTGCTTATACATTTGAATACGGCATAATTGATATTTATGTGAGTGTCTAGGTGAAATATAAGCCGGGTTCTGTTTATGTAGCTATTTATCTGGAGTAAATGTTACCATTTACTGCTTGCGATTTACCCGAGTAGATATGAGGAAAAACATAAGATCTACTCTTATTTAATCTTGCTCCTAGTGTTGGTTACTCGACTACCAATGTTGCCATTGTTATGGTGTGCTCTTACCACACCTTTTCACCCTTACCTAAAATACTTTAGGCGGTAATTTTCTGTAGCCCTATAACTGGAGTTACCCCCGGCGGGCGTTACCCGTCACTATTTTTCCTTGGAGACCGGACTTTCCTCTGTTGTGCTTATCACACAACAGCAGCTACTTATTTCACCTAGGGTTATACTCTAACATGAAAATCATAAAAGTAAAACAATTTCCCTGCTAATCAATGGCCTGCATATCAAACATAAGGCAACAGCTAAAGGTAATGTCTTGGTACATCATTATACCAAATCCTAATGGTAAATTAAAAAGTTTCCTTGCGATTAGAGATTTAGCGAATTTATTATGCATCTTGTTTGACTCCCAGGTACCGAAAATCGGTATAACTTTTATGTTTAAGAAATTTACCAAGCGAAGAAAAAAGCGAAAGAAGCCCCGGTCGGTGGCTAATTATTTATATGTACCTCAAATATCGGCGTTTTTATTCTCAGCGCTACGATTCAGCTATTTTTAAATGCAAATAACCTAAACTGTAAACGTTAAGAAATTTACTAAGCAGGAAAAAAAGGCAAAAAAACTCTGAGGCAGCTAGCATTCAAATTCTCCCTTGTCTATTTGACGTTCTATACTGTCTTAAACGACTTATAAGCGCGTTTCAGCTTGTATAGGTAAAAACCAGAAGTTTTAAAAAGACGTAAGGTGCACATAGTGCAAAAATTTAAACATGAGACGCCAAATACCCTAAGTTTTTTGTCATTAACCTGCACAGATTGCGAAGATAAACAAATAGCTTCAGTCTCATTATAAGGGTGACGGAGGAATTTGTCAAGTAGTTTTTTTTGTTTCTATTGGATGACGTTATAGCTTTTTTCCACTGTTATCT
This portion of the Wolbachia endosymbiont of Ctenocephalides felis wCfeF genome encodes:
- a CDS encoding Cell cycle response regulator CtrA; translated protein: MRILLIEDDQVSAKTVVNALTSDGHFCDVVTSAQDYNNNMVSSNGDHYDLVILDIHLPGDIDGYDILLRLRSAKIKVPVLILSCISAVNQKAKGLGYGADDYLTKPFHKSELLARIKAIVRRTKGHPESVIKIGNININFDHRIVEVKGKTVHLTNKEYSMIELLALRKGTVLTKEMFLNHLYNGLDEPSDNKIVDVFMCKLRKKLESANDGKSHIETVWGRGYVLKEYVDEEEYSNANVGENSGGYQAEQVKDNA